One genomic window of Thiovulum sp. ES includes the following:
- a CDS encoding WxcM-like protein (PFAM: WxcM-like, C-terminal), which produces MKGVDFFAEKQIFHEKGDIFHAMKSSSNGFSGFGEAYFTTIHKGKIKGWKKHTKMVLNLIVPVGEVEFVVSDGKEFESFRISKKSYGRLRVEPNLWVAFRGIGEDNLVLNIASIPHDPNESENIELENFNYKWSEK; this is translated from the coding sequence TTGAAAGGTGTAGATTTTTTTGCGGAAAAACAGATTTTTCATGAAAAAGGCGATATTTTTCATGCGATGAAAAGTTCGTCAAATGGATTTTCTGGATTTGGCGAGGCATATTTCACAACAATTCACAAAGGAAAAATCAAAGGTTGGAAAAAACATACAAAAATGGTTTTAAATTTGATTGTTCCAGTTGGCGAAGTGGAATTTGTTGTTAGTGATGGAAAAGAGTTTGAGAGTTTTCGGATTTCAAAAAAAAGCTATGGTAGATTAAGAGTTGAACCAAATTTATGGGTCGCTTTTCGTGGAATTGGAGAAGATAATTTGGTTTTAAACATTGCATCTATTCCACACGATCCAAACGAATCTGAAAATATTGAATTAGAAAATTTTAATTATAAATGGAGTGAAAAGTGA